A stretch of the Nitratireductor thuwali genome encodes the following:
- a CDS encoding AsmA family protein: MARLFVIIGGLVVLALTAALIAPYFIDWTSYRSAFEREAGRVLGREVTVEGEARARLLPFPSVTFTDVTVAGGQGGEPSMTVEEFSMDAELAPFLSGELLIFDMRLVRPSAKLHMDENGRIDWAVRPSSPFDPRQVTLEKVTITDGNIVVRQESADRTVMLDDIDVNLSARALTGPWRVEGSLRADGLPLKIYAATGAVGPDQAMRVRVVAEPEGYPIELETDGQARMEEGAARYAGTFRLRTVPPQPDAADAAEAEAGNRLSGSFTLGHRRLEVEQFRFETGPLADPYTAEGQATVELGAQPSFSITADGAQIRVGGEAESAIAGQSAEERLSALLSFLAQLPKPDMPGRIAVNLPAIVAGDTTIREIRVEAEPVEAGWQMNSLAATLPGRTRFEGKGLLGTGEEVSFNGDILLAIGQPSGFAAWLARDVDEAIRRLPSAGFSAEVALSEGRQSFENLELILGDARFGGSVERRTDGEARPSLKLTLDGGRLDLADMQAFASLFVDDQGHNRLANHDVDLEIAAGPVSAEGLTADHLDTALRLREGLLEIDRLAITGLADARISATGQVSGFADNPTGKIDASIVAVDLAPLAMVLARRFPENDLATALAERAAAFPDLLEDGEVNLFASAADNGNSTSGLAVSASGTAGGSDFSFTLSGNGRLSALADAQFAAGLTVRNEDAAPLYALFGLPAMPWGLAGEAEAEVSAEGRLADTVETSFRFAGDDLLATFDGSVERTAGRYNASGVAQVRSDDFEPWLATAGISLPGFGLGLPGSLTGQIDYGSGVAVISGLSGTIADNTVAGDLNAEIKNGLPHLSGALRLDALDLQLLGEMVLGTEAMEAGQGEWPRAPFRQSANPPFTTDVELLTGVLSAGGLSGSEAAMQLRLNEEGIAVSELTADLLGGRISGLAELKNNQGTVLLSAQFQLGGAAMAQLVPRSGLSGSADLSVTLTANGKSVGGLVSALAGSGSAAVEGLRIAGFNPNALPALLREADRVGPEIDTAAVEAFAPEIVRDGVFEAGQAELAFSIANGVARTPPVQLESGPAQMSAEASADFRDRSVSASGAVVYDAGKEATAGSEPMVRFAAQGPVGEADIWLDLEPLSQYLTQRALEREQARVEHMQAVLLEKQRLRREARLYEAREAARQAAEAEQVRLEREAERLRKAEEDRRRRQAEERAERERQEAEVRQQQTEEAAEPPAGLDVGDGENIIRRPLPPAQRQPDEPQSRLQQDAEPVLRTEGLTVRGLLDLLDQRP, from the coding sequence CTGGCGCGCTTATTCGTCATCATCGGTGGACTTGTGGTGCTGGCGCTTACGGCGGCGCTGATTGCGCCCTATTTCATCGACTGGACATCGTACCGGTCGGCCTTTGAGCGCGAGGCGGGCCGGGTGCTGGGACGGGAGGTCACGGTGGAAGGCGAGGCGCGGGCGCGGCTTCTGCCGTTTCCGTCTGTCACCTTCACCGATGTGACGGTTGCTGGCGGGCAGGGCGGCGAGCCGTCGATGACCGTGGAGGAATTCTCCATGGATGCGGAACTGGCGCCGTTCCTCAGCGGCGAACTCCTTATATTCGACATGCGGCTCGTGCGGCCGAGCGCCAAACTCCACATGGACGAGAACGGCCGTATCGACTGGGCTGTCCGGCCGTCGTCGCCTTTCGATCCGCGGCAGGTGACGCTGGAGAAGGTGACGATCACTGACGGCAATATCGTCGTGCGGCAGGAATCGGCCGATCGCACCGTGATGCTCGACGATATCGACGTGAATCTGAGCGCCCGTGCGTTGACCGGCCCGTGGCGCGTCGAAGGGTCGTTGCGGGCCGACGGGCTGCCGCTGAAGATCTACGCTGCAACCGGCGCTGTCGGCCCCGACCAGGCGATGCGGGTGCGCGTCGTTGCCGAACCGGAAGGCTATCCGATCGAGCTGGAAACGGACGGTCAGGCGCGGATGGAGGAGGGCGCCGCGCGCTATGCCGGCACCTTCCGCCTGCGAACGGTTCCGCCGCAGCCCGATGCGGCAGATGCGGCCGAGGCCGAGGCGGGCAACCGTCTTTCGGGCAGCTTCACCCTCGGTCATCGCCGGCTCGAGGTGGAGCAGTTTCGTTTCGAGACAGGCCCCTTGGCGGATCCTTATACGGCCGAAGGGCAGGCAACCGTCGAATTGGGCGCCCAGCCGTCCTTTTCAATCACCGCCGACGGAGCGCAGATTCGGGTTGGCGGCGAGGCGGAGAGCGCCATCGCCGGCCAGTCGGCGGAAGAGCGCCTTTCGGCGCTGCTTAGCTTTCTGGCCCAACTGCCCAAACCCGACATGCCGGGCCGGATTGCCGTCAATCTCCCCGCGATCGTGGCGGGCGACACCACCATTCGTGAGATCCGGGTCGAGGCTGAGCCCGTGGAGGCCGGATGGCAGATGAATTCGCTGGCAGCCACTCTGCCAGGCCGCACCCGCTTCGAGGGCAAGGGCCTGCTCGGCACCGGCGAGGAAGTTTCGTTCAACGGCGACATCCTGCTTGCGATCGGTCAGCCGTCGGGTTTTGCGGCATGGCTTGCGCGGGACGTGGACGAGGCCATCCGCCGGCTGCCCTCCGCCGGCTTCAGCGCCGAAGTTGCGCTCTCGGAGGGACGGCAGAGCTTCGAAAATCTAGAACTCATCCTCGGCGACGCGCGGTTTGGCGGAAGTGTCGAGCGTCGCACTGACGGCGAAGCCCGGCCGTCGCTGAAGCTGACACTCGATGGCGGCCGGCTCGATCTCGCTGACATGCAGGCCTTTGCCTCGCTGTTCGTCGACGACCAGGGACACAACCGCCTGGCCAATCATGATGTGGACCTGGAGATAGCCGCCGGCCCGGTGAGTGCGGAAGGCTTGACCGCCGATCATCTGGACACTGCGCTGCGCCTGCGCGAGGGCCTCCTGGAGATCGACCGGCTGGCCATAACGGGCCTTGCCGATGCTCGCATCAGTGCGACGGGGCAGGTCAGCGGCTTTGCCGATAATCCCACCGGCAAAATCGATGCGTCCATCGTCGCGGTCGACCTTGCTCCGCTCGCCATGGTGCTGGCGCGCCGCTTTCCCGAGAACGATCTGGCCACGGCGCTTGCCGAGCGGGCGGCCGCGTTCCCCGATCTGCTCGAAGACGGCGAGGTCAACCTGTTTGCAAGCGCCGCCGACAATGGAAACAGCACCTCCGGCCTTGCTGTCAGCGCCAGCGGGACGGCAGGGGGCTCGGATTTCAGTTTCACCCTGTCGGGCAACGGTCGCCTGTCGGCGCTTGCGGATGCGCAGTTCGCTGCCGGGCTCACGGTGCGGAACGAGGATGCCGCGCCACTTTACGCCCTGTTCGGCCTGCCGGCGATGCCATGGGGGCTGGCTGGCGAGGCGGAGGCTGAAGTGAGTGCGGAAGGCCGGCTTGCAGACACGGTGGAGACGTCCTTCCGCTTCGCCGGCGACGATCTGCTGGCCACGTTCGACGGGTCGGTGGAGCGGACTGCCGGCCGCTACAACGCCAGCGGGGTCGCGCAGGTCCGCAGCGACGACTTTGAACCCTGGCTTGCGACCGCCGGCATTTCGCTGCCGGGCTTCGGCCTGGGGCTGCCGGGGTCGCTGACGGGCCAGATCGACTATGGCAGCGGGGTAGCCGTCATTTCTGGCCTGTCCGGCACGATCGCCGACAACACCGTGGCCGGCGACCTCAACGCGGAAATAAAGAACGGACTGCCTCATCTCAGCGGCGCGCTGCGCCTCGACGCACTTGATCTGCAGCTTCTGGGGGAGATGGTGCTGGGCACCGAGGCGATGGAAGCCGGGCAGGGCGAGTGGCCTCGGGCGCCCTTCCGCCAGTCGGCCAATCCGCCGTTCACCACCGATGTGGAACTGCTTACGGGCGTATTGTCGGCGGGTGGACTGAGCGGCAGCGAAGCCGCAATGCAGTTGCGGCTGAACGAGGAAGGCATCGCCGTTTCCGAACTCACGGCCGATCTTCTCGGCGGAAGGATTTCGGGCCTTGCCGAGCTCAAGAACAATCAGGGGACAGTTCTCCTGAGCGCTCAGTTCCAGCTCGGCGGGGCCGCCATGGCGCAACTGGTGCCTCGCTCCGGCCTGTCCGGCAGCGCCGATCTCAGTGTCACGCTGACAGCGAACGGCAAGTCGGTCGGCGGCCTTGTCTCGGCGCTTGCCGGGTCGGGCTCTGCCGCGGTGGAAGGCCTGCGCATCGCCGGTTTCAATCCGAATGCGCTTCCGGCCCTCTTGCGCGAGGCTGACCGGGTCGGCCCGGAAATCGATACGGCGGCGGTGGAGGCCTTTGCGCCGGAGATCGTCCGGGACGGCGTGTTCGAGGCCGGACAAGCCGAATTGGCATTTTCGATCGCCAACGGTGTTGCGCGCACGCCGCCCGTGCAACTCGAGTCGGGGCCTGCTCAGATGAGCGCGGAGGCTTCGGCGGACTTTCGCGACCGTAGCGTCAGCGCCTCCGGCGCGGTGGTCTACGATGCCGGAAAAGAGGCGACGGCGGGCTCGGAACCCATGGTCCGCTTCGCTGCGCAGGGACCTGTCGGGGAAGCCGACATCTGGCTCGACCTTGAGCCGCTGTCGCAATATCTGACCCAGCGGGCATTGGAGCGGGAGCAGGCACGCGTCGAGCACATGCAGGCGGTTCTCCTCGAAAAGCAGCGCCTGCGCCGGGAGGCGCGTCTCTATGAAGCGCGCGAGGCCGCCCGCCAAGCCGCCGAGGCCGAGCAGGTGCGCCTTGAGCGGGAGGCAGAACGGCTGCGCAAGGCGGAAGAAGATCGTCGACGGCGGCAAGCGGAGGAAAGAGCCGAGCGGGAGCGCCAGGAGGCGGAAGTCCGCCAGCAGCAAACCGAGGAAGCCGCCGAACCGCCGGCGGGCCTCGACGTGGGCGACGGCGAAAACATCATACGCAGGCCACTGCCACCAGCCCAACGGCAGCCGGATGAGCCGCAGTCGCGCCTTCAGCAGGATGCCGAACCGGTGCTGCGCACGGAAGGGCTGACGGTGAGGGGCCTTCTCGACCTGCTCGACCAGCGCCCTTAG
- a CDS encoding FAD-binding oxidoreductase, which yields MAVAASAETQRNESGVEAVTARLATLFGERFQTGQAIREQHGHTTTYIPNQAPDGVFFAETTLEVQEVVRLSAEHRVPIIPFGVGSSLEGHVNAPSGGISIDTSRMNRVLQVNQDDLDCTVEPGVTREDLNHYLRDTGLFFPIDPGANASLGGMAATRASGTNAVRYGTMRENVLSVTAVMPDGRAVTTARRARKSSAGYDLTRLMVGSEGTLGVITGLTLRLYGIPQAISGGVCPFPSVEAACQAVIMTIQMGIPVARMELVNALGMRSLNAYSQLDYPESPCLFLEFHGTDAGVVEQAEMFGEIAGEFGGGPFDWAREAEKRQKLWKARHDAYWAGLALRPGAKALATDVCVPISRLAECIVETERDIAETGLVAPIVGHVGDGNFHVTVLMDMDDESEIERSEGFVSRLNMRALAMEGTCTGEHGIGQGKMKYMELEHGAGVDYMRAIKQAIDPLNIMNPGKIFAMQAKS from the coding sequence ATGGCTGTCGCGGCGTCGGCTGAGACACAGCGCAATGAAAGCGGCGTGGAAGCGGTGACCGCCCGGCTCGCCACGCTCTTTGGCGAGCGCTTTCAAACGGGCCAGGCGATCCGCGAGCAGCACGGCCACACCACCACCTATATCCCCAATCAGGCTCCCGATGGCGTCTTCTTCGCCGAGACGACCTTGGAGGTGCAGGAGGTGGTGCGGCTTTCCGCGGAGCACCGCGTGCCGATCATCCCGTTCGGCGTCGGGTCTTCCCTGGAAGGACATGTGAACGCCCCTTCTGGCGGCATATCCATCGATACGTCGCGGATGAACCGGGTGCTGCAGGTCAACCAGGACGATCTCGACTGCACGGTCGAGCCTGGGGTGACCCGCGAGGACCTGAACCATTACCTGCGCGACACGGGGCTGTTCTTCCCGATCGATCCCGGCGCGAATGCAAGCCTCGGCGGCATGGCGGCGACGCGGGCTTCGGGCACCAACGCCGTGCGCTATGGCACGATGCGGGAAAATGTTCTGTCGGTCACGGCCGTCATGCCCGACGGGCGCGCCGTCACCACCGCGCGGCGGGCGCGCAAATCCTCGGCCGGCTACGATCTCACGCGGCTCATGGTGGGATCGGAGGGCACGCTGGGGGTCATCACCGGGCTGACCTTGCGGCTTTACGGCATTCCCCAGGCCATTTCCGGCGGTGTCTGTCCCTTCCCGTCGGTCGAAGCCGCCTGCCAGGCCGTCATCATGACAATCCAGATGGGCATTCCCGTCGCCCGCATGGAGCTCGTCAACGCGCTCGGCATGCGCTCGCTCAATGCTTATTCACAGCTCGACTATCCCGAAAGCCCCTGCCTCTTTCTGGAGTTCCATGGCACGGATGCGGGCGTGGTGGAGCAGGCGGAGATGTTCGGCGAGATCGCCGGTGAATTTGGCGGAGGGCCGTTCGACTGGGCGCGCGAGGCGGAAAAGCGTCAGAAATTGTGGAAGGCAAGACACGACGCCTATTGGGCAGGCCTGGCGCTGCGGCCGGGGGCGAAGGCGCTCGCCACCGATGTCTGCGTGCCCATCTCGCGGCTGGCCGAGTGCATTGTCGAGACGGAGCGCGATATCGCCGAAACCGGCCTGGTCGCGCCCATCGTAGGTCATGTCGGCGACGGCAATTTTCATGTCACGGTGCTGATGGACATGGATGACGAGAGCGAGATCGAGCGCAGCGAGGGCTTCGTGTCGAGGCTCAACATGCGGGCGCTGGCGATGGAGGGCACCTGCACCGGCGAGCACGGCATCGGCCAGGGCAAGATGAAGTATATGGAACTAGAACACGGGGCCGGCGTCGACTATATGCGGGCGATCAAGCAGGCGATCGATCCGCTGAACATCATGAATCCCGGCAAAATCTTTGCAATGCAGGCGAAATCTTGA
- a CDS encoding thioesterase family protein, protein MGVPHISRPFQIETDWIDYNGHMNMAYYNVLFDRAADEVFETLGMGPAYARDRRLTVYTAEIHVCYVRELHLGDSVNVSYRLIDHDEKRLHSYQEIIHADGWLAATGECLTLHIDMAGPKVAPFPPDIRANVEALFATYAGLPRPERAGRSIGIRRK, encoded by the coding sequence GTGGGGGTACCGCATATTTCCCGACCGTTCCAGATCGAGACCGACTGGATCGACTATAACGGCCATATGAACATGGCTTATTACAACGTCCTGTTCGACCGTGCCGCCGACGAAGTCTTCGAAACGTTGGGCATGGGACCGGCCTATGCGCGCGACCGCAGGCTGACCGTCTACACGGCCGAAATCCATGTGTGCTACGTGCGAGAACTCCATCTCGGCGATAGCGTCAACGTCTCCTACCGCCTCATCGACCACGACGAAAAGCGGCTGCACTCCTATCAGGAGATCATCCACGCCGATGGCTGGCTGGCCGCGACCGGCGAATGCCTCACCTTGCATATCGACATGGCAGGCCCGAAGGTCGCCCCCTTTCCGCCCGACATTCGCGCCAATGTCGAAGCGCTCTTCGCCACCTACGCCGGCCTGCCCCGTCCCGAACGTGCGGGCCGCTCGATCGGCATCCGGCGGAAATGA
- a CDS encoding chloride channel protein → MIPELITNLPRILVSWVQPNLETFWKTRQPMVWLLALVLGAAIAVAAIIFRELIGLFQIPWLGTRSERVYSAALQTPWYLIMAGPVAGGLLVGLLLTFLKNKRTGAVADVIEARALTGRKLGLRDGLLSALVTALSLGSGASAGREGPVVHLGAVLATAVAWRANLPEWCRRTLLGAGVASAISASFNAPIAGVLFAHEVILGHYAMRSFVPIVIASTAGAVASRLWFGDAAAFLIPNHQITSFWEFPAFALLGVTAAMVAILFQFALYMADFMARGSRIPYYLLPAVGGALVGAIALVFPQILGVGYEVTDMALWRKLPLMTMLALIVVKTVATAITLGARFGGGIFSPALYLGAMTGGSFGLIAAAAFPDMASSEGLYAILGMGAVAGAVLGAPISTTVIVFELTGGYTLSIALLLTVAVAHGITQAIHGHSWFHWQLEMRGLFIQEGPHRALGQITRVMDFMEPLAGDAEPERYDPESGQPALRPTDTLESALRAFDKGGHTRLPVVDPKDERRIIAWASHVRALRSFNRALVQLSEEEHR, encoded by the coding sequence ATGATACCGGAGCTCATCACCAACCTGCCCCGCATCCTGGTTTCATGGGTGCAGCCGAACCTCGAAACCTTCTGGAAGACCCGCCAGCCCATGGTCTGGCTGCTCGCGCTTGTGTTGGGCGCGGCCATCGCCGTCGCCGCCATCATCTTCCGCGAACTGATCGGCCTGTTCCAGATCCCGTGGCTCGGAACCCGCTCCGAACGTGTCTATTCGGCAGCGCTCCAGACACCCTGGTACCTGATCATGGCGGGTCCGGTGGCCGGCGGGCTTCTCGTCGGCCTGCTGCTCACCTTCCTCAAGAACAAGCGCACCGGCGCGGTGGCCGACGTCATCGAGGCGCGCGCGCTGACCGGCCGCAAGCTCGGCCTGCGCGACGGCCTCCTGTCGGCGCTCGTCACCGCGCTTTCGCTGGGCTCGGGCGCCAGCGCCGGCCGCGAAGGCCCGGTGGTCCATTTGGGCGCGGTCCTTGCCACGGCGGTGGCATGGCGGGCGAATTTGCCGGAATGGTGCCGCCGTACCCTGCTCGGGGCGGGCGTGGCCAGCGCCATCTCCGCCTCGTTCAACGCGCCCATCGCCGGCGTTCTCTTTGCCCATGAAGTCATTCTCGGCCACTACGCGATGCGCTCCTTCGTGCCCATCGTCATTGCCTCGACAGCAGGCGCGGTGGCCTCGCGGCTATGGTTCGGCGATGCGGCCGCCTTCCTCATCCCCAACCACCAGATAACGTCCTTCTGGGAGTTCCCGGCCTTCGCGCTGCTGGGCGTCACGGCCGCGATGGTCGCGATCCTGTTCCAGTTCGCGCTCTACATGGCCGATTTCATGGCGCGCGGCTCGCGCATTCCCTACTATCTCCTGCCGGCAGTCGGCGGCGCGCTGGTCGGGGCCATCGCGCTCGTCTTCCCACAGATCCTCGGCGTCGGCTATGAGGTGACCGACATGGCGCTGTGGCGCAAGCTGCCGCTGATGACCATGCTCGCCCTGATCGTCGTCAAGACCGTCGCCACCGCAATAACGTTGGGCGCGCGCTTCGGCGGCGGCATCTTTTCGCCGGCGCTCTATCTGGGCGCCATGACCGGCGGGTCCTTCGGCCTCATCGCCGCGGCGGCCTTTCCCGATATGGCATCCAGCGAAGGGCTCTACGCGATCCTCGGCATGGGCGCGGTCGCCGGAGCCGTGCTCGGTGCGCCCATCTCCACCACGGTCATCGTCTTCGAACTCACCGGCGGCTACACCCTGTCCATCGCCCTGCTGCTGACGGTGGCGGTGGCGCACGGCATAACCCAAGCCATCCACGGGCACTCGTGGTTCCACTGGCAGTTGGAGATGCGCGGGCTCTTCATCCAAGAGGGTCCGCACCGGGCGCTGGGCCAGATCACCCGCGTCATGGATTTCATGGAGCCGCTGGCCGGCGACGCCGAGCCGGAGCGTTACGATCCCGAGTCGGGGCAACCGGCACTGCGGCCGACGGATACGCTGGAATCGGCGCTGCGCGCCTTCGACAAGGGCGGCCATACGCGCCTGCCTGTCGTCGACCCGAAGGACGAGAGGCGGATCATCGCCTGGGCCAGCCATGTCCGCGCCCTGCGCTCCTTCAACCGCGCGCTGGTGCAGCTCAGCGAGGAAGAGCATCGCTGA
- a CDS encoding dienelactone hydrolase family protein: MSETKITQAMINAYDEYTHLTLDRRGFMAKLTKLAGSSAAAAAIVPMLAANSARAAIVAPDDERLVAEEIAYPGAEGEMRGYLVRPREASGPLPAVIVIHENRGLNEHIRDVARRMALEGFVALAPDFLSPLGGTPADEDEARGMFGQLDPAQTVANGSATIAFLQEHEATNGNVGAIGFCWGGGTVNSLAVHDPELDAGVAYYGRQPDADEVENISAPLLLHYAGLDERINAGIEEFTDALDAAGKEYTVHIYEGVNHAFNNDTSEARYDQEAAELAWQRTVAFLKEKLAS; this comes from the coding sequence ATGTCCGAAACGAAGATCACCCAGGCCATGATCAACGCTTATGACGAGTACACGCATCTCACGCTGGATCGCCGTGGCTTCATGGCGAAGCTCACCAAGCTCGCCGGTTCGAGTGCCGCTGCGGCGGCCATCGTGCCGATGCTGGCGGCGAATTCGGCGCGGGCGGCCATCGTCGCGCCGGATGATGAAAGGCTTGTAGCGGAGGAGATCGCCTATCCCGGCGCTGAAGGCGAGATGCGCGGCTATCTCGTGCGTCCGCGCGAGGCTTCGGGGCCACTGCCGGCCGTGATCGTCATTCATGAGAACCGGGGGCTGAACGAGCACATTCGTGATGTCGCCCGCCGCATGGCGCTGGAGGGTTTCGTTGCGCTGGCTCCCGATTTCCTGTCGCCGCTCGGCGGCACCCCGGCGGATGAGGATGAAGCGCGCGGCATGTTCGGACAGCTCGATCCTGCGCAGACCGTGGCCAATGGGTCGGCGACCATCGCCTTTCTGCAAGAGCACGAAGCGACCAACGGCAATGTCGGCGCCATCGGCTTCTGCTGGGGCGGTGGCACGGTCAACAGCCTCGCTGTCCATGACCCCGAGCTCGATGCCGGCGTCGCCTATTATGGCCGCCAGCCGGACGCGGACGAGGTCGAAAACATCAGCGCGCCGCTGCTTCTGCACTATGCGGGGCTGGACGAGCGCATCAATGCCGGGATCGAGGAGTTCACCGATGCGCTCGACGCGGCAGGGAAAGAGTACACGGTTCATATATACGAGGGCGTGAACCACGCCTTCAACAACGACACCTCGGAAGCACGTTACGACCAGGAGGCCGCGGAACTGGCCTGGCAGCGCACGGTCGCTTTCCTGAAGGAGAAGCTTGCTTCCTGA
- a CDS encoding glyoxalase superfamily protein encodes MRTYLDAKAMAKAMREALSDHSIDLPHSAALEVVARQFGFANWNILSAKIDQATLAGKADQFQQAIPIIRIFDVAKAREFYQAFLGFSVDWEHRFGDNFPLYQQVSRSGLKLHLSEHAGDASPGCNMIVHTAGLRAFHEELSARDYRYLKPGISQEEWGLEMVVTDPFNNRIRFLERHSKIK; translated from the coding sequence ATGCGCACATATCTCGACGCCAAGGCGATGGCGAAAGCCATGCGCGAGGCTCTTTCCGATCATTCCATCGACCTGCCGCACAGCGCCGCCCTGGAGGTCGTCGCCCGACAATTCGGCTTCGCGAACTGGAACATACTCTCGGCGAAGATCGACCAGGCGACGCTTGCCGGTAAGGCGGATCAGTTTCAGCAGGCCATTCCCATTATCCGCATCTTCGATGTCGCCAAGGCGCGCGAATTCTATCAGGCCTTCCTCGGCTTCTCGGTCGACTGGGAGCATCGGTTCGGGGACAATTTCCCGCTCTATCAGCAAGTGTCGCGCAGTGGCCTCAAGCTGCATCTGAGCGAGCATGCGGGCGATGCCTCGCCGGGCTGCAACATGATCGTTCATACGGCCGGCCTGCGGGCATTCCATGAGGAACTTTCCGCCAGGGACTACCGCTACCTGAAGCCCGGCATCTCACAGGAGGAGTGGGGGCTGGAAATGGTGGTGACGGACCCCTTCAATAATCGCATCCGCTTCCTCGAGCGGCATTCCAAAATCAAGTGA